The Armatimonadota bacterium genome includes a region encoding these proteins:
- a CDS encoding uroporphyrinogen decarboxylase family protein — translation MPQWTPVCGHVDPYNQPSRDGMDPQLAAAMGTVTWCDQSTVTFSRHLGIDIMDYIAPPVRVSRRNVSLHSAQEGDDTIETWHTPAGDLRQVSRRSRDVGTSYCVEHMVKSAADLPALATIFEDEVIEAEPAALQAIRARRELIGDDGILTCFLPGTPLAMMYRVYSGVATLAYLCADAPAAVSDLFSVMERNYQQQLQLTADSAIDALIGTDDTSTTVISPAMFERFSLECTDRRAEICHRQGKPYFHHSCGLIRDLLPLYRRTKMDAVHSFTVPPIGDVTVAQGRRLLGERITIIATLVALADASWDLEHMRAQVRRLFADAADGDHFIVCLAAYPHRTMEQHAAVVAECRKYQMLGAAAG, via the coding sequence ATGCCGCAGTGGACTCCTGTCTGCGGTCACGTTGATCCCTACAATCAGCCCAGCCGAGACGGCATGGACCCGCAGCTCGCCGCGGCCATGGGAACCGTCACATGGTGCGACCAGAGCACGGTGACGTTCTCGCGGCATCTTGGCATTGACATCATGGACTACATCGCCCCCCCGGTACGGGTCTCGCGCAGAAACGTCAGCCTGCACTCCGCCCAGGAGGGCGACGACACGATCGAGACTTGGCACACGCCCGCCGGCGACCTGCGGCAGGTGTCGCGGCGCAGCCGTGACGTTGGCACCTCGTATTGCGTGGAACACATGGTGAAAAGCGCCGCCGATCTGCCAGCCTTGGCGACGATATTCGAGGATGAGGTTATTGAGGCTGAGCCGGCAGCCTTGCAGGCGATTCGAGCCCGGCGAGAGCTCATCGGCGATGACGGCATCCTCACCTGCTTCCTACCTGGCACCCCGCTCGCCATGATGTATCGGGTCTACAGCGGGGTCGCCACCCTCGCCTACCTGTGCGCGGATGCGCCCGCGGCCGTGAGCGATCTCTTCTCGGTCATGGAGCGCAACTACCAGCAACAGTTGCAGCTCACCGCGGACTCCGCGATTGACGCCCTGATCGGCACCGATGATACCTCCACGACGGTCATCTCGCCCGCCATGTTCGAGCGCTTCAGCCTGGAGTGCACGGATCGGCGGGCCGAGATCTGCCATCGGCAGGGCAAGCCTTACTTCCACCACTCGTGCGGCCTCATTCGCGACCTGCTCCCTCTCTACCGCCGCACGAAAATGGACGCAGTGCATTCCTTCACCGTGCCCCCGATCGGCGATGTGACGGTGGCGCAGGGCCGCCGCCTGCTGGGCGAGCGGATTACCATCATCGCCACGCTGGTGGCGCTGGCGGACGCGTCGTGGGATCTCGAGCACATGCGGGCCCAGGTGCGCCGGCTTTTCGCTGACGCGGCGGACGGGGACCACTTCATCGTTTGTCTCGCGGCGTACCCCCACCGGACGATGGAGCAGCACGCGGCCGTCGTCGCCGAGTGCCGCAAGTATCAGATGCTGGGCGCCGCGGCCGGCTGA